GCCCGGTCGGCGCTTGGCAAAGTGTTTGCTACTGCCGGAATGGAGGCAAAGCTATGAGACGGATGACCAAAAGAGACCAGGCAATCCTTCATGCGGTGAAAAGATTGGGCTTCGTTTCCAGGGATCAGATACAGCGTTATTTGTTCAGGTGCAGTCTTCATACATACTGGTGCACTTGCTCGAGTCGTGGAAAAACGGCAGTGAATCGAAGGTTACGACAGCTCGTTTCAGCGGGAGAACTACAGTCCATCCGGATTCCGAAAAGCTACGGAATTTTTGAAGGAGATATTTATATCCCAGGAAAGAATAATGGCGCGGCAGTGAAATTCGAAGAGATCGGCGTTTCAAAACACGGATTGCTGATCAATGACATACGTCTTTGGCTCGCCTTGTCGCAGCCAGAGGTCATTAAGCGTGAAAATATTCCGCAGGAGGAGTTCCACAGGATTGCAGACTTCGCATTCAAACTTGAAGTGTTACCGAGCGAGGTAAGTTTGCGATGCTTTCTTGAGGCCGATCGAGGCACAGAAAGCGGGCCTCAGTTACAAGCTAAATTCGACAAGTATCGGGAAGGCTATCTTCAGGAATCCGATCTCATTCTTTTTGTGACAACGAGGAACACACTCTTCACACCAGCACAGGCCGCTGCAAGAGCCGGCCTAGAAAGGCATGTGCTGATCTGTAATTTTGAAGAGAATCGTTCCATGAACGCTTTCTTTGACGCAGAGTGGTTTTCTCCATTTCTGGTCCGGACAACACTCATGGAGTACTTAATCCCCAGCGAACCGGAGGATGATTTCGAACTTTAAATGGAAAAGCCTTTCAGAAGGGCTCCTGCAAAGTGTGTTTACATAAGATTAGGAAGAAATCAATATCGAAGAATCACTTAACGTGTGTTCGGAAGGGTCGAAATAAGTATGGCAAAGGAGCCGGATGGAAAAACGGTGGGCGCAAAAAAGTGTGTTTGCAGCAAACTGTGTTTAATGCAACCTTACAGTTGCTTTCAAGTTGGTTTGCCTTGGTTCGGGAGCTTTATAGAACGACAGGAGTTGAAGGATGGCAGCGGTGCCGGGTTCTGGTTCTAAAAGAATTTGGAGGACTTTAATGCCGAAGAATTGTGCTGCGTACAGGTTCAATTTGCACATGCATCGATGGGCCTTCCGTTCGCTGTCTTTTTTTTGTGTTTTTTGCTGTCCGAAGCAACTCCAAATTTCGGTCGCCTTTCGGGATCAAGATTCTTTGAACTTTATCGTCTTATTTTCGTTGCCATTTTCTAGCCAATTCGTGTTGGCGCGGTCGTTTCGTGCGGATCCACGATGATTGAGTCGGAGACAGATTCCATGATTTACGTTTTCGCAGTTGTCCTCATCAATCTCTTCTAACAGATCTCGAAGTTCGTCCGGATTAACATCACCCGGAATCTTAAATTTCGTGACCCATTCAAATATGGTTTCTCTGACAGTCGAGGCATCTTTTGCATTTGCTAACTCTACGGAGCGCTCATTGTTAAATTTCCTGAAGAGGAAGTCCTGAATAACCTTTTCTGGATCATCAGATAAACTGATGGAGTTAGATAGGCTCGATGCTTCTTTGTAAATTTCTGAACGCCCGTTTGCAATAATGCGCATCGCAAGATCAACTGTTCTTCTTGATCGCACTTCTTTCTGAGATTTCATGAGTATCTCCTTTTCTTCATGTCTCATTGGATTTCACAAAATAAATGAAGCAAGAAGTTTGCCAAGTAATAGGTAATCGCCGAACTTCGTCCGGCTGGGTTGGCCATTCTCATCCCGGCAATGCCCCATACTTTTATCGCAAAGGCCGTGGATGACTATGTGCTAAGTCAATTGCTCTAGCTGAGAATTCAACGAATTGTCGAAGGAAAAAATTCTGTCGTCACAAGTGAGCAGCGATGAATTATGAGTCAAGGGGCCAAACACCCTGGTGGCCCGTCTCGTTTTCGATTTGAGTCACAACTCGGTCGAGCTCTTGAATCAGTTTTTCATGATGACCCGTGGCTTTGTACGCATTTACCAGTCCGCGGTAGTACCCGATCGTTCCCTGTTTTCCTGCTCACGGTTGAAGCGTTTCCACAGCTCGTCACCGATTTGGCGGTAGTCATGCAATACAGAGTTCGCGTTGTGAAGTTTGTCGGATGCAGATACGAGCAATACGGACGCAGATTCGTTGGAGACTCTGTTAACATACGCTTCTTTCCGCACGCGCCATGGTGGCTTAGGTGAGACATCTGTATCAGTGCAACCCTCAACGATTTTAAGTACGCGTTCTCCGAAGCGGAATCGCAACAATTTGCGCACCGAATCAGCGCCAAGCTCACGAGGCGCATCTTCAATCGAATCGTGAAGCAGAGCAGCGATCGCTTCCTCTTCGTCAGCACCGTATTGCAGAGCAATAGACGTCACCCCAAGCAAATGTGCAATGTACGGAATTCGCGTCCCTTTCCGGACCTGAGTTGCGTGCAACTCGGCGGCTGTATGAAGAGCCTCCGAGAAACGAAGCGACAATGGACTGGGTTCGCTAGCCATGTTATTCATAACTTCTCCTTCCTTATCACTTAGATGTAGCCATCCAACATGACAATCTTCATTCCCCGGAAATTGTTGTCCCAAGACTCGGCAGAGTTTTGGAAGGTGAACCGGGTTGCAACCCACCAAAACAAACTGTCAGCCCTGCTTTCTTCGTTGATTGTGAACAACAATCTTCAGCTTCTTCCAGTCTTTGGGGTTGCCATCCATTCGGTGCAACATGCGATGGCAGTTGGAGCAGACGGTGATCAAGTCTTCGATTGCAGTTATTACCTTATCGAGTTGCTTACCCAAAGGCTTGAGGTGATGCGCTTCAGCAAACGAATCACCTAGTTTATCTCCATAAACTTTGCTGAAAGTCATTTTGCAGATTTGACAGCGGTAGCGGTCCCGCACTTTACATAGTTCCGCGAGATAGCCGCTGCGTTCTCGCGCCAGGTGAGCCTTCACCCACTTGCGGTTCTCGCAACGGGGATAGACCTCGCTCCACGAATCCTTTGCGCTGGTTTTCGGAAGCGACCCTGCCACATCCTCCAAGAATGCCACTGCACGATTACAAAAGTGTTGACGAATTCCCTTGGCTGTGCGGGGGGTTGAATCAAAGATTCCGAAGAACGTCTCTCCGGTTTTGTATTTTTCCAAAATCGGCACGCCGAATTCTGCCCGATGAAGGCGACCAGTAAGAGCGAAGAACTTGTTCTCACTTGCATCCTTCGACGTTATAGTACGGACCGGCCAAAGGTTTCGCGAAACACGATTGGTTATTGCCATGATAGGACGCCGATGCTTGTAAGATACGAACCCAGCCCAGAGTTTTCGTTCAGGATATCCAGGGAAGCGATCAAACCATACTTCAAGTTTCGGTTGATTCTTACCGAGGCTTCCTATGGTCGTACACCAGCCATCGGTGTCCGTCCTCCAAGTAGCCTTTGGAATCCGAATCCGAATCCGCATTCCAGTGCTGCGCAGCTTCAGCATCTTGGCCATGGCTTTTGCGGTACTCATCAACCGACTCCGATCCTGTATAGTTTTATCCTTTTTTACTCTCGCCATGGAAATTCATCGGTGTAAGTTAGTTCTGATCCTTTGAAACCAAAACTTTTTCTTGCAGCCCAAGATCTTCCAGAATTTGCCGAAGATCACCTTCCAGATTCTTTGCATTGGCAGAGTCCACAGTAACCGAGAACTCGATGCTCATTCGCAAATCAGTTCCAGCTTTCAGTTTTGGGATGACTTTTGTACCCAGTCTATTCCATATCTCTGGTGGGATGGCTCCGGTTATCCGAATGGTACTCGTCTGCGGTTGAGCAGTAGGGCGAGGTTCGTCAATACCCTCAGATGTCGGAGTAGTTATCGGTTCGGGGCCGCCCGGTGTGGGTACAGGTGTCGAAGTAGGCGATGATGATTTTAGACTTTCGCTCTTTGCCTTTGTTAGAAGAAAAACACCCGCATCAAAAGAAACTTCATCAGCTGAAAGCAGTTCTGAAAACCAGATCCGTTCATATGTGCCGTCTTGCTTTGGCCCAGAGGCCAGTCCAAAATCTCCTTTACCTACAAATTCAACAATCTTGTTTCGCAAGACTGTATCCGGATCAAGCAATCTTGTGAGTGAACCATTCACGAAACTTTGGCGCAAGCTGGCAAGCGGCCAGGCTGCGCTTTGCTTTAATGCGGGCGGCCAGTATCGGTCAATGTAACCCGCGCCGATGGATTCGTTCAGTCTCGCACCTGCTTTGAGCGCTGAAATAATTCGACCGCAAAGTGTTTCTGTTGAACTCGAATGTCCTGCTCCGAGATCGATTACCGCGAGCCCATCCTGCTCCTTTGGATCCGTTATAACCACGTACCTGTAACCGCCCCACACTTCGTCCTTGGCCGCATCTTCAGCATCGCCAACACGGGATTGAATCTCCGCACGGTCGGATCGATCGAAATCTCCACCCAGTATGCCATCTGATACTTCTTTCGCTACTCGTTTCCATGCGAGCCATAGTTCTATTTTTTCTCGCAGCTCACGCCCCGGTTTTTTGAAACACCAGATCAACGCGCCAGGATAAAGCCTCGGAGATTTTCCTCGTGCTTTACTCCATTGAAGAATCTGTTGTCGTAATTGTTCGGTGTTGGTCCACTCTGTTTCCGGATCCATTAAAATCAAACTAAGCCGGGGGGTGTCCTGGATTGCCGTATCATCCGCAGGAAAAGGTATCAGAGGGATTGAGGCTCCGCGTTGAAACTCTTTTTGTACTGTGGCTCTCATTGTGGGCTTAATCTCGCTTTCTTCATCAAGCGATGCCCTGCGATCACTCACCACTTTTTTGACTGTAGGTTGGTGGCTGATCCTGAATCCGTCTGTACCAACTTTGCGAATGAAGTAAGATTTGTCTTCCAAAGAAAATGCAGCGGAGTCGATCGACGTGGTGTCAACATCGGGCTCTCCAAGCGCGAATCGGAGCTCCGGCAAGTGAGCAACTTTATCTACCTGTCCACCCGATGACTCAAAAAGAATTGCTGTACCTACCCTGCGATGGATGAACCTCAGGGGTTCTTTTGTGTCCGCGTCCAAGGCACGGGCGTGTGACTGATCTCCGGATATATCTGCTTCAATCGCTGACACAAGTCGTGATTCCCCCAATTGTCCTAAAACCACACTACGAAAGTCCGGCACTTCTAACGGTGCCGAACCAATTGTAATTACTGGCTCGCGACGCGCCTGTGTAAAGCCCTCGCGGTATGCCCATGAGATCCATTGAGCCAGCATCGCCAACGTTCCCCGCGTCTGCTGATATTGAGCCAGAGCCTGCCATTTTCGCTGAAAAACGGACAACGTTGCAGGGTGAAATGGATAACATGCTTCAAAGCGTGAGCGCAAGTATTCGCGCGCTTTTGCTTCAGTAGAGGCCGTATCCACAGCAGTCCATTCCGGAGGAAGCTGCGCTCTGCGATCGAAGCACCAATCGGCAAAAGCTTTAGCCACGTTGCTGCGTGTGCGCTGATTGCCGAGATCTTCAAACAACCGGCGGCGAACAACTTCGCTGATTTCCGTTTCATCGTTTGCGATTAGATCCTTGGCAACGCGACGTACGACTTTGGTGATCCGGTCTTGCCACTGCAGATCCCAATCCGTCATTTCCACCTGGCTTCGAGGCAAACTGATTACTGCGGCTCCATGAGTAGTGCCGGTAGTTGCAACAGTAAGATTTTGAATAAACGCATAAAAGGCCTCTGCCATATTCCGGTGCCGATTCAAGAAGTTTAGAACTTCATCGAACAAAATAAGGACCGGCGCGTTCGCAGCAGCAAACACTCTCGCGAGAGCCTCTGTGCCGGGAGGTGTAGTTAATGCGGCACTCCCTAATTCCGACACACCCTTTTCGCCGGAAAGCTGGCTCGCTATGTCGATCCACGGAGTTTCCCTGCCCGGTTGAGGGTCCCATGCGTTCCCAACAAAGACAGCAACATTCGCTTTCGGAACCGATGTTACACTCGCGTGTGACAGCAGATCGGTAACGCCAGGAAAGTTCGCTGCTATCTTGCCATGCTTTGCTATATGGTACAGCGCGGTCAGCGTGTGTGTTTTCCCTCCGCCAAACTGTGTGATAAGCATCAACACAGGGGCAGTGTTTTGAGTTGTACCACTAAGCCTTCGCAGAACCATACCCGCATGGTCCTGGAGCGCTCTTGTAAAGAAAGTACGCGAGAAAAACTGCTCCGGTTTGCGATAGTCATCCGGGGCAGTGTTCGAAACAACTTGTTCTAAGTGGATCGCGAATTCGTCCGGATTGAAGGAACGGCCAGCGCGGACTTCCTCACGAGGCCTGACAACCTTATACCAAGGTTCCATGTTTAAAATTTCTTCTCAATCGCCTGAGTCGGCGACATGGATCGTCTTACAATTCATGCTCTTCCTTTTCCCATACACGCGATAAAATCAAGAGACGCGTAGAAGAAATTATAGCCTTTTCTTGTCTTACTTCGGAATATAAACAGGCAAAACACTTGCCGACTACTTAATTCGGACATTAAGGCCTCTTGACCTTTTGAAAAAGTTTGTTTGCTGAGGTCTTCAGTCGCGCAAGATTTGCATAAGAGCATAATCATGCTGCCCGGAATACATTCGATAGCGGACGCCATCGGTAACTATGATATCGACTGGTAAACCGATCGATTTTGCATAGCCTTTCGCCTGGTTCAATGCGCCTTCAACTCCCGCACCAAACCGTTTGGCCTCAACAATGAACAACAGTTCTCAGGTGTTCGCGGAAGGTTTTTAAAAACCGCAACGTCGACGTATCTCCATTTGATCGCGACTAGTTCGGGAGGCCAACCGAGCGAATAAAAAAACGGAACAACGAAATGAACAATCATCTCATCTTCTGAAGGATAGTTGCCAAAATCGGTTTCATTCAAATACAGTTGCGCAACATCCGTGACTTGTGCCACCAAGTTTCTCAAATATACAGGGATTTCTTCCAGCAGTAGCTCTTCTTTTGGCATAGGCGGTAAAGGGGAAGTCTGCCAGTGCGTTGGCGGCGAATTCAAGAATCTCCGTACAAAATCGAGCACTTCAACATTTGAGACTCTGGAAAGTCGTGGCGGGTTCGCACCGAAAACAGGCGTTGCAAAGTTATGTTCTTGCGGCAGGTCAAACCAGCGTACGCGGCGACAATGTTGTAGGTCCCAACCGTTCACATCATCGAACTGATTGAGGTAGGTATAATCACCGGCAACAAGTCCAATCGCCCGAATGCCTGATATTCCTTTCCGGAGAAGAAATGTATCACCAACAATTACTTCGCTGGCAAAACGGCGTACGTAGCCGCCTTCATAATGGTCATCTGACTTGTCCGGCTTCCATGGGCCCGGATCACCGGGACCCAATAAAGCGACACCTGATTTCAAGAAAAGATCGGCGTACGATCGCGATGCGGGACCTGCCGAGATCTGCCAAACGTCTCCCTTTTTTCCCTCTACTTCCATTTAGAATGAATCAACGCGGAACCGCGAGTAGCATTGCATTCAACAATCTTTTTTCTTCACTTCCTTCAGGATAAAGGGGAGATAACGCGTTGGCCAACCGAACGAATTCAGGACCGCGATCCACTTCCGCATTCAAAAGGGCTCGTAGTGCATTTGTCCGTCCTGCTGCCTGAAGCAGCATTGCAGCATGAACCCGATCAAGCGTTGTGACCGTTGGTTTATCGAGTGAATCCGCAGAAAAATCCATTTTGCCCTTCTTAATCTTTCTTGCTGATTTCATTGTTGGCGCGGCTTGCTCCAGTTCCGGAAACAGAAGTGGTTGAAGCCTGGTTCGTGGATCACGCTCTAATACTTCTGCAACGCTCACTGCGCCTTCCTCACCGAACAATTGCTTCGTTCGCGATTTTACGGGTATCAGTGTGACAACCCCTTTCTTTGTCTCAATGATTCTTCCTTCCCAGAGCGGCAAATGGATTCCAAGTGGCTGAGCAAAACGCCTTACGACATCATATATAAGGCTGTAGCCCTTAGACTTTCCTCCGGGAGCTTTTTCATCATCATCCTCCTCTTCATCATCGACTTCTTCTGGAGCTGTTTCTTTATCCGTCACAAACTCACCATTCGTGCTTTGTAGTGTCCATAGGAAAAGCGCTGTAAGTCTTGCGTCTTCTTCAAAGGCACCTTCTTTGGTTTTCAAAATCTGTTCCAACGCACTCCTACCGACAACTTCCCACACCTTCTGAAGGTACTCATCCAGTTTTACTTCACGTCCCTCCGGAGTTTCAACACGCGAGTAACGGCTGTAAATTTCCAGTGCCGGACCGATACACGCAAAAACGAGATCGGCGCCGCGAATCCCTTCCTTCTGAAGGCGCTGCATCCATTCCCCAACGCGCTTCGGGAGTTCGTGCAACACTTCGCCCCAGTCGCCAACACTTGCATCTTCAGAACGCGGACGACAAACGATGTGAACGCTTGTGGCAAGCGCTGCTGTCCCACGAGCGACTAAACGTTGGGCCTGTTCCGTGGCTATTGGCCATGAAGCAACGACAGTCCACCCAGAGCGAAGTATGCCCGAAAGTAAAGCTTCCCAACCTTGAGTGGACTTGTGAGCGAAAACGATAGCGCCAATGCCATCAGGAGTGACCTCGCGTCGACCTTCTCCGAAAGCCAGCGAGACACAATTCTCGAAAAAGATAGGATCCTTTTCTTTACCGTTAATCTTATATGCCTTATTCCATACGCATTCTCTTAGCTTTGGCGTCAAAAATGTACCGTCTTCAAATTTATTACCCAAGAGGCGCTCATCCGGCAGCATACGTTTCAACCAAACATAAAAGAAATCGGCAAGATCGGCATACGGTACCGAATCGTAGTAAGGTGGGTCGGTGAACCAAATTCTAGCGCTTTCGGAGGGTAACGAATGCTCAGTTGAATCCTCGCAGGCGACTTGGCCACGCCGCTCAGCTATGTTTGGTTTCTCAATAACTCTCGTAATACCACGCAGCATTGAACTGAACGACCCAACGCAATCGGCTGTTGGAACTAGTTCTGCAAAATCCCAGAGCATCGGCAAAGCTTGTCTACCGAACGAATTTACATTCCTTTCCTGCGTGGAGTCCCATCGACTTTGTGCAGAGCAATAGTCAGCAACGCGGCTAACACATAAAGCGAGTAATCGCTGAACTCCACTCTCGGAATTAACATGTTTCGTCGCACTACTTCGTACCAACTCCGAAAAAGCGGCCAGAGAAACAAGTTGACGTGCTGTATATAAAGAAGAAAAACTTGTCATTCCATAACGCGTCACAGCAGAAAGCCCTCGCGCATTAGGTGAGGGTCTTACAGAATGAAATGTCTCGTCGGGAATGATGGTTAAGCCAGTAGCAACGGTTCCATCGAGGATTTTTTTCAAACGATCTTGAACCTTAAAGACTGTATCATAGTCTGTTTCGGTTGGGTCACGGTACGTTCTTTTTTTGCTGTCGGCCTTTAGAGTTACAACTGCAAGAAGCCGCGCGCCTCCATTTCTTTTGCCCTGGCGATCAAACCGTACGTTGGCACCACCTCCCTGCATAGTAAGCTGACTTGAAACACGTGGATTTTTTTGACTTCCGGATAAGACGTTTCTGCAACAGGGGCAGATTACGTCTGCATTATTTCCTGAAGCTTTTGTTTGTAGAGGGCGATAATAGCCATCTTGCATCTCTTGACTTCCAAACCCATAGGCAATTCTCAGTTTAATGGGGCCACCCATCGGGGCGTCTTCGATCAAAAGCGCAGTGCAGTTGCCTTTATCATCCTCTCTAAAAAATTGCGACTTTGAGTTGCCTTTTCGAGACAACCATGGGGATCGGAAAACTGGAATTTCGGCGCCACAATTTGGCGATTCGCAACGCACTGTACGAGCCCATAAATACGCTATCGGTTTTGCACCATCCGGATCACTTGGATAAGAATCCGCTAGCTTCTTCTCCGCCTGCTCCTTGATTTGCTCACTCGCCCGCCGTAATTCACCGGCAAGCTCGGGGCCATGACGCGGAATATCTTCCAGCATCACTTTGAGAATCAAACAAGCGACAGGATTCAAGTCGCTTGCATATGCTTCGCATCCAACTCTTAGTGCTTCCGATGGGATCGATCCGCCGCCTGCAAATGGATCAACAACCACAGGCGGCTCGCCATCGTATGCAACCATCACGAGAGTTCGGCTGATGTCTAGATACTGGCTGTTGGAAGAACGATCCCAGTTTGCAAAATCGCCAATGAATTGAAGAAGCGCACGCCGCAGATCTTCATCTTTCAAACCTATTGTCCCGCAAACGGATGGAAGCAGTTGCCTTGCACTCTTCTTGAAATCTTCGGGACAATTCTCATCGCAAGGATCCGGCCACAACAACGCAAGAAGCATGGCTCTGCACGCAGCGAGCGGACGTCGCGCCCGCCATAGATGCAAGGTTGATGGATGACCATGCCGAATCGACTTCTCGCGCGCGGAATGCTTCGAAACTACTGCGATCGGGAAATCTACTTCAGCAAGCCTTTTGCATTCTTTTGGAATCATGATTTCGCCAATCTCTTTCTCATGTGTTCACCGTAATCCTTCACTGCCGTTTCGATATCCGAAGCGCTCAAGTTCTTGATAAATGAAACCACATCATTTGAATACTTGGTGAGAACACCTTCCTCAGCCCTCCAGCAATATTGTTGGTTTTCCCTGATCTTCCATCGCCAAGCAACAGCCTGAAAGGTGTAGGAAGTAAACCTCTTTCCGTTGTATGGACCAATTTTTTCAATCACATCCCTGCTCCTCAGCGGATGGGACAGGTTCGGATCAAGTGTCCGAACAATTGCAAGCGGACCCGAAGACGCTGCAGCTTTGTCAACTCCAACAACAGCATCCGCGTCGCCGATTTTCTTTACGGATTCGAGTTTGACCTGAAAGATAGTGAGCAGACGCCCTGTGTCTTCCCCGCTATTTTTGAGCTGATCCGTTGCGGCGGCCAATTCTGACAAAAACTGGATGACGGCATTACTCTTTTTTTTGCCGCTTTCTCGCTTTCCGCTGATATATGTAATCACATCAACAGGTGGATTAATCCCGAGCGGGAGAAGCTGCCAACTTATATCCTCCTCAAGCTTGTGTCCGAAACATTCGAACACGACATCGCGAAAGTTTCTTATGCTTGTCTGAGCCAACGCGTAAACAACTGAGCCAAATCCTTTCGCGTTATAGAAATGAACAGCATTGTCACGGTAAGTTCTAAGAAGATCAAGATTCTGGCGGGTTGGTACAAATGAAACTGCCTGCGGGAATAAGGATTGGACTTTCGGCAAAGCATCCTGAAGTGAAAGCGTCCGATAGGGTTCCTTCCTCTTCTTTTGATAAAAGATGGACTTTCCTTTCTTTGACAGAAGCGCTTTGACAACCAATTCCCATGAGTTTAAAAGAAGTATGACGAAACACTCATCGCGATATGGAAATGTGGGCTTGTTATAAACCTCAATAGCGGCCACCATGGCTGCTTTTGCATTTCCAAGGAGTTTGCGATAGGAACCTCGATAATTCATACGCCAAACGTAAGACTCACATTCTTAAGGAACATTCCCTATATTAGCCCGATGTTTACTTTAAGCTTACGGTGTGGTCACTTTTTCGGACGGCAGTCACCTACGCGTAATGGTACGGATTACTTTAAAGACGCAGGCTCTCTTGATCGGCGGTTCGAGGAACATCAGAAGGGCCCCCCATAAAAAATAACCCCACCCGAGGCCTTGCGGCAAGTCGAGTGGGAAGCAAATAAATTTAATTTCTGGCCATTAAAAAATAAACATCTCATGACCTTGTGTCAAGCGATTGTTCAGCCCTCTCTCCCCTGAGAATCTTATACTTCTGCCGGCACTTTACATTCTTTCCGGATCATTTCGAATGCCCGTTGGGGATTGCTGACAAAAAAAATGTCTTATTCAATTGGGGAAGGATGAATCTATGGAGCACCTATAGCTTTGAATTTTTCAAGAATTTGTAATGCCAAGAGCTGCGAAGTCCTGGCTCTAGCCAAGCCAATCCCTGTCGACTCATCGTAGTCGGCTGTTTTTCGTTCCCTCCAAA
This DNA window, taken from bacterium, encodes the following:
- a CDS encoding replication-relaxation family protein, whose translation is MRRMTKRDQAILHAVKRLGFVSRDQIQRYLFRCSLHTYWCTCSSRGKTAVNRRLRQLVSAGELQSIRIPKSYGIFEGDIYIPGKNNGAAVKFEEIGVSKHGLLINDIRLWLALSQPEVIKRENIPQEEFHRIADFAFKLEVLPSEVSLRCFLEADRGTESGPQLQAKFDKYREGYLQESDLILFVTTRNTLFTPAQAAARAGLERHVLICNFEENRSMNAFFDAEWFSPFLVRTTLMEYLIPSEPEDDFEL
- a CDS encoding HNH endonuclease, which translates into the protein MSTAKAMAKMLKLRSTGMRIRIRIPKATWRTDTDGWCTTIGSLGKNQPKLEVWFDRFPGYPERKLWAGFVSYKHRRPIMAITNRVSRNLWPVRTITSKDASENKFFALTGRLHRAEFGVPILEKYKTGETFFGIFDSTPRTAKGIRQHFCNRAVAFLEDVAGSLPKTSAKDSWSEVYPRCENRKWVKAHLARERSGYLAELCKVRDRYRCQICKMTFSKVYGDKLGDSFAEAHHLKPLGKQLDKVITAIEDLITVCSNCHRMLHRMDGNPKDWKKLKIVVHNQRRKQG
- a CDS encoding DUF499 domain-containing protein, which encodes MEPWYKVVRPREEVRAGRSFNPDEFAIHLEQVVSNTAPDDYRKPEQFFSRTFFTRALQDHAGMVLRRLSGTTQNTAPVLMLITQFGGGKTHTLTALYHIAKHGKIAANFPGVTDLLSHASVTSVPKANVAVFVGNAWDPQPGRETPWIDIASQLSGEKGVSELGSAALTTPPGTEALARVFAAANAPVLILFDEVLNFLNRHRNMAEAFYAFIQNLTVATTGTTHGAAVISLPRSQVEMTDWDLQWQDRITKVVRRVAKDLIANDETEISEVVRRRLFEDLGNQRTRSNVAKAFADWCFDRRAQLPPEWTAVDTASTEAKAREYLRSRFEACYPFHPATLSVFQRKWQALAQYQQTRGTLAMLAQWISWAYREGFTQARREPVITIGSAPLEVPDFRSVVLGQLGESRLVSAIEADISGDQSHARALDADTKEPLRFIHRRVGTAILFESSGGQVDKVAHLPELRFALGEPDVDTTSIDSAAFSLEDKSYFIRKVGTDGFRISHQPTVKKVVSDRRASLDEESEIKPTMRATVQKEFQRGASIPLIPFPADDTAIQDTPRLSLILMDPETEWTNTEQLRQQILQWSKARGKSPRLYPGALIWCFKKPGRELREKIELWLAWKRVAKEVSDGILGGDFDRSDRAEIQSRVGDAEDAAKDEVWGGYRYVVITDPKEQDGLAVIDLGAGHSSSTETLCGRIISALKAGARLNESIGAGYIDRYWPPALKQSAAWPLASLRQSFVNGSLTRLLDPDTVLRNKIVEFVGKGDFGLASGPKQDGTYERIWFSELLSADEVSFDAGVFLLTKAKSESLKSSSPTSTPVPTPGGPEPITTPTSEGIDEPRPTAQPQTSTIRITGAIPPEIWNRLGTKVIPKLKAGTDLRMSIEFSVTVDSANAKNLEGDLRQILEDLGLQEKVLVSKDQN
- a CDS encoding DUF1156 domain-containing protein, yielding MIPKECKRLAEVDFPIAVVSKHSAREKSIRHGHPSTLHLWRARRPLAACRAMLLALLWPDPCDENCPEDFKKSARQLLPSVCGTIGLKDEDLRRALLQFIGDFANWDRSSNSQYLDISRTLVMVAYDGEPPVVVDPFAGGGSIPSEALRVGCEAYASDLNPVACLILKVMLEDIPRHGPELAGELRRASEQIKEQAEKKLADSYPSDPDGAKPIAYLWARTVRCESPNCGAEIPVFRSPWLSRKGNSKSQFFREDDKGNCTALLIEDAPMGGPIKLRIAYGFGSQEMQDGYYRPLQTKASGNNADVICPCCRNVLSGSQKNPRVSSQLTMQGGGANVRFDRQGKRNGGARLLAVVTLKADSKKRTYRDPTETDYDTVFKVQDRLKKILDGTVATGLTIIPDETFHSVRPSPNARGLSAVTRYGMTSFSSLYTARQLVSLAAFSELVRSSATKHVNSESGVQRLLALCVSRVADYCSAQSRWDSTQERNVNSFGRQALPMLWDFAELVPTADCVGSFSSMLRGITRVIEKPNIAERRGQVACEDSTEHSLPSESARIWFTDPPYYDSVPYADLADFFYVWLKRMLPDERLLGNKFEDGTFLTPKLRECVWNKAYKINGKEKDPIFFENCVSLAFGEGRREVTPDGIGAIVFAHKSTQGWEALLSGILRSGWTVVASWPIATEQAQRLVARGTAALATSVHIVCRPRSEDASVGDWGEVLHELPKRVGEWMQRLQKEGIRGADLVFACIGPALEIYSRYSRVETPEGREVKLDEYLQKVWEVVGRSALEQILKTKEGAFEEDARLTALFLWTLQSTNGEFVTDKETAPEEVDDEEEDDDEKAPGGKSKGYSLIYDVVRRFAQPLGIHLPLWEGRIIETKKGVVTLIPVKSRTKQLFGEEGAVSVAEVLERDPRTRLQPLLFPELEQAAPTMKSARKIKKGKMDFSADSLDKPTVTTLDRVHAAMLLQAAGRTNALRALLNAEVDRGPEFVRLANALSPLYPEGSEEKRLLNAMLLAVPR
- a CDS encoding DUF3644 domain-containing protein; this encodes MNYRGSYRKLLGNAKAAMVAAIEVYNKPTFPYRDECFVILLLNSWELVVKALLSKKGKSIFYQKKRKEPYRTLSLQDALPKVQSLFPQAVSFVPTRQNLDLLRTYRDNAVHFYNAKGFGSVVYALAQTSIRNFRDVVFECFGHKLEEDISWQLLPLGINPPVDVITYISGKRESGKKKSNAVIQFLSELAAATDQLKNSGEDTGRLLTIFQVKLESVKKIGDADAVVGVDKAAASSGPLAIVRTLDPNLSHPLRSRDVIEKIGPYNGKRFTSYTFQAVAWRWKIRENQQYCWRAEEGVLTKYSNDVVSFIKNLSASDIETAVKDYGEHMRKRLAKS